The DNA segment GGCAAAGTCCAACGGTCTTTAAATTCGTTAGGATGCGCATCAAGATCCGAATAAGAAGTAGAGAATGCAGGATTTAGCCTGATCTTGTTTCCGGCAGAAAACGTGAATAAAGAAGATAATGTAAATCCTTTATAACGAACCTGGTTAAAGAAGCCTCCGGTTAATTTCGGATCAGTAGGACCTTCATATTTAAGGTATTTCGTTACATCACTCTGAAGGTATACTTTATTGCTTCTTTCTCCTTTTTCGTTAATAAATTCCGGAACTCCGGTATCATGATTCAAACCAGTAAATTCGAGTGAATACAAACCACGGTACGGGAATCCTTCCTGAGGTCCACCATCGGCACCGATCAACTGAAAAATATTCTGTGGACTTTTTAAGCTGGTTACTTTATTATCATTATAACCAAAATTCAGGTTACTTCTCCATCCCCAGTCTTTGGTATCCACAATCTTTCCAGACAAGGTAAACTCGATACCTTTAGTTCTCATATCCGCATAATTCGCAGTCGTTAAAAACTGCCCGCCAATACCAGAAGTTCTCAATGGACTGATCAGGTCGAAACCATTTCTTTTGTATAAATCTACAGTCAGACTCAGCACATCCTTAAAAAAGCCAAAGTCAACTCCGATATTCGTTTCGTATTGTTTTTCCCAGGTAAGGTCGCGATTCTCAATATAATCGATATTCATCGTAGACTCTGTCTCATTACTATACGGGCGCAATGCAGCTCCATTTTTAAGTACCAAAGCAGAGTTTGTTGCACTACCCAAACTGGCAGTAAGACCATAAGTTGCACGTAAAGTTAAACGGCTGATCGTCTGCTGAGCTTTCATGAAGTCTTCAGTATCCACATTCCATGCTCCTGAAACGTTCCAGGTTGGCAGCCATCTCGCGGTAGCAGAAGTACCCAATTGATTGGAACCATCATATCTACCTGTAGCATTGAATGAATATTTTCCTTTGTAAGAATAAGCAGCTCTTGCCATGAATGCCGCAAAACGGTCATATTTATGACCCATGGTATAGTACGGCAGGTTATTTAAAGTTGCTTGTTTGATGATGTTAGGATCAAGGAAAGGAACCCCTCCTTTATCAAATTGGTAGCCATAACCGATATTACTTCTAAACTGACGATTTGCCATTCTCATTTCCTGGAAAGCGTACACGTTAATCAGGTGATCGTCGTTAATGGTATTGTTATACTCCAGAGAGTTTCTTACCATATAAGCTTTCAGGAAGTCGTCCGTAGTGTTGTAAAAACCACCATATGGCAATACAACAATCGGCTGCAATTCAGGATGCTCCGGATCACGGAAAAGGAAGCGGTTATTGTCCTGAATATAAGAATCGCCATTCGCACGATAGGCATTAGCCATATTCGAATTTTCTCTTACTTTATGCTCATTGCCACTTTTCACGTAACGCATCGAAGCAAGAAAATCATATTTAAAATGTTTGTTAAACTTGTAGCCCAAACCTCCCTGAAGTTTAAAATCAAGCAAACTTAGATCTAAAGTATTGTTGTCAAGCTCATTAAGGATATTGAAATCTGCAAAATTCCTTGTAAAGTTCTCTCTTTTTCCATTCTCATCAAACGCAGTAAGTGTTCTACTGGTATTCAGGGCATAACTGAAAGGATTGATGTCAAAATCACGTGAATACTTGCCTTCTACAGGATTACTCACACGACCAACCGTTCCCGGTGCTTTCTGATCTCTGATGGATCCTGTAGTAATGAAATTCACAGAAAGTTTATCCGATAAGATAAAGTTCGCATTCATATTAGCAGTATAACGCTCTACGCTATTCCCTCTAGCCCAACCATTATCATTCAAATAACTGGCAGAAAAATATAACTGTGATTTTTCAGTACCTGAAGACACACTTAGAGAGTGTTCCTGCAAAAATGAATTCTTAAACAAGGTATCAAACCAATCCGTATTTGCTTGAGCGTAACGCGTTAGAAAGCCATTTCTCGCTTCCGGAGTATTTGCCAGTCCAAACTGATTTGAAGTCGCATCATAAGTATTGATCAATTGATACATTTTAGTGAATACACCACCATCTGCTCTGCGTGAGGCAAGACTATGGTTTAACCATCCTTTACGTGCCATCTCAGAATACACAGACATCTGATCTGCTGAATTCATAATGTTATAGTCATTATAAGTCGGCTTCAAATAGGTAGAAAAGTTACCGGTATAAGAGATCAATGGTTTTCCGATACGTCCTTTTTTAGTCGTAATAACAACCACACCATTCATTGCTCTTGCTCCATATTGAGCAGTTGCAGCTGCATCTTTCAAAATATTAAAACTCTCAATATCATCCGCATTAATACCCGCAACAGAAGATCCGATTAATGTCGTTACATCTCCTGACGACAATTGCTCATTTGAAACATTTACAACATCTTCAAGAATAACTCCATCAACAACCCATAATGGCTTATTCTCACCAGTAATGGAAGTTGCCCCACGAACCCTGATTTTAGGTGCTGCACCAAATGTACCAGAAACGTTCTGAACAGAAACACCGGCTGCGCGACCTTCCAGCATACGACTCACATCGGTTATACCTTCCTGCTTAATGTCTGATCCTTTTAAACTGGTTGCCGCTCCGGTAAATAACTTTTTATTGATATTCTGATATCCTGTCGAAATCGTTACCTCTTTCAACTGGCTGATGTCCTCTTCCAGACTTACATCTATACTTGTCCTGGTTCCAACAGCAATTTCAACTGTTTTATAACCTATAGCAGTAAATACGATCGTTGCACCATCTTTCACCCTGATCTGGTATTCTCCGTTTCCATTTGTCGAAACACCATTAGAAACTCCTTTTTCACGGACACTAACTCCCGGTAACAATTCATTATCCTTAGCTGCCCGTACAGATCCCTTTACAACGACATCTCTGCTGGCTTTGGACTCAATAAGTTTTTTTAAGATTACCTGTTTTCCAACGATATTGTAATTGATTCCTTTTACTTTCAGTGGTTCCAGATCTGTTCTTATAGAAACCAATTTTACAGGAACATCAATACTCATTTCTTTATTGATTTGAGCTGCATCGTAAACGAAACTCACCTGATAAGCGTTTTCTATTGTCTTTAGATAGTTATCTAATCTCTCTGTCTTAATTGCGCTTCCTTGCAGTTCATCAGCCTTGGCAAATGAAAAACAAAAGAACGTGAAGAATAACATAGCCCCAAGGCCATACTTCAATCTCCGCAATTTTCTTTGGTAGTTTTTCTCCATAAATTAATTGTTGATTGGTTTTAAAGTTGATTATAAGCTCTTAATGATGATGGCATTACCATCCTTTTTTATATGTATTGAATAAGTCTCTTTCAGCGCGGTTAATGCTTCATCCAGACTGGTATTTTTAAAATTAGCGTTGAATTTTTTGATGGTGAGCTTCTTGTCATACAGCACAATCCGAACCCCGTAATAATCGCTTAACTGCTCGCAAACTTCATCAAGCGGCATATCCACAAACTTCAGCTCTTTAGTAAACCAGGCTGCATCATTACTGTTCTTCAACCCGAGTATCGTATTGTCAACATATTGATAACTGATTCCCTCGCCGGCTTGTAGAATAGAAGGTTTGCTTTTTTGATTAGGACTGAACATTACCTTTCCTGTACTTACCGACAGGTCTATATTCGTTGCAGAATAATTGATGTTAAAGGAAGTTCCTAAAACTTTAACAACAGAATGACCTATCGTCACTTCAAAAGGTCTTTTTGAATCTTTACTCACCAAAAAGAAAGCTTTACCTTTTTCGAGGGTTACGGGACGCTCTTCATTAGAAAATTCTTCAGGGTAACTCACTGCACTGTTCGCAGCCAGGAAAATCTTTGATCCATCATCCAGCAACACGGAATCAATTTCAGTACTCGTCCTTTTAACAATATAATTTACCGCAGTTTTTTCGCTATAAATCCAGAAACCAACGGTCAGCACGAGAACTGCGGCAGCTGCAACTTTGCTCCAGCTAAAGATTCGTCTAGGTTCCACATAAGTAGCCTCATCGAGGCGTAACCTGAAATTACGTACCGATTTTTGAACATCAAGACCCTGCAGACGTTTTGTTTCGGCAGCATTATCCCATATTCTTTTGGTCTGCTGAAAATAAACTTCATTCTCCTCAGACAAGGTTCTCAAATGGTTTACCTCTGCCGCTAAAATCTCATTTTCTGGTTCGTTGAAATGTTTCAGGATCATATCCTGAAAGGTTAGTTTGTCTTGCAATTCGGTTAGGTTTGTATATAAGACAAACGGGTGACTAAAAACCCCTAGTCATATATGATTAAAAAAATAATATTTATTAAATATCCCCTGAGGGACGAATGCCTTAGTATAAATACATGGCAAGAAGGTAGAAATACTTGAATTTCTTCCTGACAGGACTATTTTCCGCGGCTTTAGAAACGCGGCTTCTCAGAATCTTGAGTGCATTCCCCATATGATTCTCTACCGTTTTTTCAGAAATGTTTAGCTGTGAAGCGATGTCCCGGTATTTCAGGCCGTCCATCCTACTGAGCTTAAAAACCTGCTGGCACTTCTCTGGAAGCAACTCAATTTCGTTGTATAGCAATACAATCAACTCGTTCTCTTCATCATGACGCTCCGCATCATCAGGAGTAATGTGATCTGCAATTTTTAGGTGATGTTTCTCAATATTCTTTTGACGGTTTATAAAATTGATAGAAGCGTTTACCACACTACGATAGAGATAAGCTTTAATAGATTTGATCTCCGATAGCAATTCCTTCTCCTCCCAAATCTTCAAAAAAACATCCTGTACGATTTCTTCGGCGGCGGGAATGCTCTGAACATACTTATCCGAAACCAAAATTAATTTCCTGAAATTATGAGAATAAAAGTCAGTGAATGCATCCTTATTGTTATCCTCAATAAGTAAGAGTAGATCACTCCCTGAAATTACATCTATCGATTTGCTGACACTCATCACACTCCTAACCAATTAGAATAATTTGAACAAAATCGAAATTATTACGTTAATAGCTCTAAAATATGATTTAAGAAGGAATTATTGCTGAAAAAATAAAATATTATTAACTTAAATGGGATAAGTCCACTATTCCGGCAGCATTTTTCCAGAAAAATAAAAAAATCAGCCTAAATAAAGTAACTATCTAATTAGAAATTATAGTAAGGAGAAATCATTAAGTAAACCACAACCCCCGTAACCGCTACATACAACCAAACAGGATAAGACCAGCGAACGATCTTTTTATGAAGCGCTACCTGCATGTTTAAGCCCCTGTAAAAGCTTACCAGGATCAAAGGTAAAACAACCACAGCAAGGATGATATGCGTAGCCAAAATGAAGAAATAGACATATCTTGTGCTTCCCACTGCAGCAAGCTCTGCTACAGATAAGATGCCGTTATGGTCAATATCGCCAAACTTCGTATCCTTTTCATATAGATGAAACAAGATATAAAAAACCAAAAAGATAGCTGAAAGGATAAAGGTGATGATGTTCGTGATTTTATGGGCTTTAATATTCCCTTTTCTGATAAAGACCAAAGAGATGATCAGTAACACAGAACAAGTGGCATTGATACCACCGATAATATGAGGTAAAAGATAAATGAAAGATGGTTTAGTGGTCGGTGGTGGTACTAATTTCAGCGCAATAACAACAGTCAGCACCACAGCTGTAACGATCCATACTAAACGTAAAAAAAACTTATCATTCATCTTATTCAGGTATTATGGGAGGATTTACCTCCCGTCTTTATTATTTCTTAATTCTTCAGTGATCAAAACCTTGATCTCGTCGTCCAGTTTAGATAAAGCTTCCTGACTGGTTGCTTCATAATATCCACGGATGCGACGCTGAGGATCCAGCAATACAAACATATTGCTATATACAAACTTCTGTTCTCCGTTCTGTAACTCCCGGTGCGCGTCAATAAACAATCCTTTGTTAATCAGACCATAAATTGTGGTGCTATCACCGGTCAACAGGTCCCATTTACCCGCCTTAGCACCTAAAACAGCTGCGTAATCAGCCAATACTTTAGGTGTATCTCTGGAAGGATCAATGCTTAAACCAACAAAATTAACCGTTTTGTTATGCGCATAAGTCGCTTCAAAAGCTTTCATGGCTTTATTCGCAAAATTAACAGCATAGGTATTTCCTGTAGTATAAAACAGGTTCAGGACCAGGATCTTTCCTTCATAGCTTTTCCAGTTGACAGTATCTGCCTGTTGGTTGACTAATTTAAAATCAGGCACCAAGTGATAAATCGTATCCGGAATCTTTTTCCCACGAACCGAATGAAAGGTCTTTGCCACTTCCTTAGGGCCAAAAAAAGGCAATGGCTTATAACGGTTTTTACCTTTATCCTGTAGCAAATAATACAAAAATCCTGGTACCGCTAAAATGGTGACCAGGATTAATATTTTTTTTATTTGTGAACTCTTCATTAAACAAGGGGCATGTGAAGATGCAGGTAACCGCCTTCAATCAGCATTAATGTTATAAAGTAAAGAATAAAAATAAACGAGACAGTTAATGACAATTGTAAACCCAGTTTCTCATACTTCAAGTGCATGAAATAAGCTACAATATAAAATGCTTTTAATAAAGTAAGTGCGATGTATAAGAAATTACCAACACCATGGCTCATTAAGCCTTTTGGCAATATCACAAGGGCAATGATAAACTCAATTACTGTGATCAGCAAAAGGATACCAAATACCTGCCATATTTTTTTCTTGGTTAAGCCTGCATGTTCGCCGTGTCCATGCTCTTCTGTATGTGCGTGCTCTGACATAATATTTTTTATTGAATGATTAAACTAAATAGAAGAATGTAAATACAAATACCCATACAAGGTCTACGAAGTGCCAGTATAAACCAACTTTCTCCACCATCAGGTAATGTCCGCGTTTTTCGAACGTACCATTAATGGTCATACATAGGATGATGATATTGATAATTACCCCACTAAATACGTGAAATCCGTGAAATCCGGTAATCGTAAAGAACAGGTTTGAAAACTGTTGTGCAGAAACGGTAGAAACCTCACCTGTAAACAAGTGCTTTAATGTCTCCATTGGAGGAATTTTTCCCCAACCGAATCCTTCGTGGAATAAGTGTGTCCACTCTAAAGCCTGACAACCAAGGAACATGAATCCACCAACGATTGTTGCAACCATCCACCAGATGACCTCTTTCTTCGAACGTCTGTGTCCCGCTTCCACTGCAAGTACCATCGTCACAGAGCTCATGATCAAAATAAAAGTCATGATACCTACGAACACTAATGGCGCACCATGGTCCATAACTCCCGGAATAGATTGAAATACCAAATCCGGATCTGGCCAGGTTAATTTAGTGAAACGTTGAGCTCCATAATAAACCAATAATGAAGAGAATGTGAATGCATCAGAAAGCAAGAAAAACCACATCATTATTTTACCGTACTCTACCGACCACGGTGAGCGACCGCCGCTCCAAGGAGTAGTTTTTACCTGATCTAATTGTGATAATGAATTCATTTTATAAATTGTAATAGTTTGTTAACAAATCTAACTGTTCAAAAGTAAAAAAACATACAGATATATCCATAATATATCTATAAAATGCCAAAATATAGAGGCGATTTCCATCCTGTATTTAGCTTTTGCCACTGGTATTTTACCATAGGCACCAAATAAACAATTCAAGATAAAACAAAGTCCTCCAAAAATGTGCAATAAGTGAAATCCAGAAACAATATAAATTAAAGATATTGCTGCGTTGTTATTCACGAGTGTAGCTCCGGTATGGTATAAAGCACTCCAGGCATCTACCTGAAGGTAACCAAAAACCAGGGCCAGAACCATAGTTCCCCACAACAGGATTTTCTGAGATCCGATATTTCCTGCTTTCAATGCTTTTGCCGCAAGGAAGAGACAGACGCTGCTGCCAATCAGGATTAATGAACTGTACATAAAGGCGTCTGGAAGTACCAATCCATGACCTTTACCTTTTGATGCTGCGAATACGATGTAAAAGCTCGTAAAGCCCCCAAACATGATCGTCGAAGAAACCACAAACAACCAAAGAATAAACTTCTTCGGCTTCGTATTTAACTCCTCACCATATTTTACATCCTGCTCTTTTAACGTATGTACCATATTTAAATTATTAAGCTATAAAATCAAACAATAAAACCAACTGAACGATTGGCAGGTAAAAGAAAGAGCAAAACATCACCTTTCTGGCACTTGCCACGTCCATATTCATCCACATTTTAAACGCCAGCCACGCAAATACGAGCCCGGCAAGGAGGGACACCCCTGCAATATAATATCCACCAAAACCGTAAAAGGTCGGCATTAAGCTTACCGGAATCAATACCAACGTACTGAAAAAGGTAATAAATGCACTCGTCTTATCTCTTTTTGTAGTCGGCAAAAGTCGGAACCCAGCCTTTTTATAATCATCATCCAGCACCCATGCAATCGCCCAGAAATGTGGCAACTGCCATACAAACTGAATCAGAAAAAGAATTACCGCAATCTGATCTATTTTCCCGTGTGCAGCTACATAACCGATTAGTGGAGGTAATGCACCTGGAATTGCACCAACAATGGCTGCAATCGGTGATTTACGTTTTAACGGGGTATAAGCAAATGCATATAAGAAGATCGAGAATACAGAGAGTAAACCCGTTTCTATATTTAGTTTTCCAAGTAACCAGGTACCAAGCATTCCCATCACAAGACCGGAAACTAAACCTTGTCCCGTAGTCATGTGTCCGGCAGGCATCGGACGGTCCTTAGTTCTGGTCATCAATTTATCCAGGTCTACTTCGATCACCTCATTGAAGCAATTTGCCGCAGAGGTTACTAAAAAACCACCTACAATTAAAATCAACCAGTTCATCCAGTTAATATCCGGGCTTACCCCGTTAATCGGTACTTTAGAGCCTATTAAAAAAGTAACTGATGCGGAAAATACAACCAGAAAAGTTAATCTGAATTTAATGAGCTTAGAGAAATCTGCTAAAAACTGTTTCAATTTATATATAATTAATACTACTGATTGTAAGTGTCTGTTCTGTACACCAACAGGTACAGATAATATTGTAAGGTAAATAATACCGTAGAGAACAATATGTGTAATGCCTGAGCGTATGGAGGCAGCGCAAAGTTAGACAATAATAAGCCTGTTAGGAGTTGGATGATCAAAACTATGGCAATTGCATTACCAACTCTTAAAGCAGTTGCTTTTCCATTAAACTTGTCTTTTACGATCTTATAAATCACCAGGTTTACGATCAGCACCAATACGGCCACATCCCGGTGATAAGAAAAGGTCGCCCCTACTTTACTCACCCAGCTGCCCCTGTCATTGTACATCATTCCTTTTGAAATCGCATCAATCGCTTCCCTGACCTCTGTACCCAAAACAATTTGAAGGGTACTCAAAGCCACAGATCCCAGTACCAATACCTTTAGCCAAATAATATTCGACATGATCACCGTCGCCTGTTTCTGCATTTGCAGGGCATAATTATAGGTATACACCAAAATTGCCAGAATCACCAGTGCGAGCAGCATGTGTACCGTTACAATCCAGGGCATCAGGTTTGTCGATACAACGATAGAACCCAACCAAGCCTGGAAACCTACAATAATCACATTCAGAATACTCAATACCAGAATTCTTTTGGCAGCTTTACGATAAGCAAAAGCATAAACCACTAAACCAACCAATAGAAATCCGGTAATCGCGCCCATCAAACGGTTTAAATATTCCGTCCATGTTTTGGCTACGTTAAAAGTCTCAGGTGTTAAGATCGACTCATCATGTCTGATGCTGTCTGCAAGGTGTGCTTTTCCCATTTTCTCCAGCGTCTTTGCGAAACGTTCATTTTTCGCAACCCGCTCCGCTACATACTTTTGCTTATAGTTTGCAGGTAGCTGCGATGCGGAAGTTGGCGGAACATACTGATCGAAACATTTCGGCCAATCCGGACAGCCCATCCCTGAACCCGTACTACGTACGATTCCCCCTGCCAGAATCAGCAATAGGGTGACGATGATGGTGATGAGGTTTAGCCTGATAAATCTCTTTTCAGATTTAGGAACCATGGTATGTGTTTAAGAAAAATGGGGCATCTGTTGTAAGTATTTACCTACTGCAGATACCCCATTGTGTATTTTAGAATACGATGTATTAGTCTAACTTCTCTGTTGCAGGAACATTTTTAGCTTCCCACTCTCTTTGTATACGCTCAGATTCAGTGTTACCTTCAAAATCATGAGGCATGTTTGAAGACATGGTCTGAGAGAAAGGTACAGTCTGAGGAATAAAATCCGCTTCTGAACCTGGTTTACTGTAATCATATGGCCAACGGTATACTGTTGGGATTTCTCCTGGCCAGTTACCATGTAAATGTTCAACCGGTGTAGTCCACTCTAAAGTGTTAGACTCCCATGGATTCTGAGGAGCTTTTTTACCTCTGAAAATGTTATAGAAGAAGTTCCATAAGAATGCTACCTGTGCCAATGCACCGATAATAGCTGCCCAGGTAACAAATACGTTAACTGTTAACCATTTCTGCATAAACTCAAACTCAGTGAATGCATAGTAACGACGAGGTACACCATCTAAACCTAAGAAGTGAAGCGGGAAGAATACCAGGTAAGCAGAGATAAAAGTCAACCAGAAGTGAAGGTATCCCAATTTGCTGCTCATCATTCTACCGAACATTTTAGGATACCAGTGATATACACCTGCAAGCATACCAAAGATCGCAGCAGAACCCATTACCAAGTGGAAGTGGGCAACAACGAAATAAGTATCATGTAAGTTGATATCCAGGGAAGCATTACCTAAGAAGATACCGGTCAAACCACCAGAGATGAAGAAAGATACCAATCCGATAGCAAATAACATTGCCGGCGTAAACTTGATATTACCTCTCCACAAGGTAGCCAGATAGTTGAAAGTCTTAACTGCTGAAGGAACAGCAATAATCAATGTGGTGATCATAAATACCCCACCCAATAACGGGTTCATACCCGTCACAAACATGTGGTGACCCCAAACGATAAATGATAACACGGTGATACCGATCAATGAATAAATCATCGCATGGTAACCGAAGATAGGTTTTCTTGAGTTTACTGAAATTACCTCAGAAGAGATACCCAAAGCTGGCATAATTACAATATATACCTCCGGGTGACCAAGGAACCAGAATAAATGTTGCCATAGGATTGGGGAACCACCTTCATTAGGCAATACCTGTGTACCCATAACAATATCAGAAAGGTAGAAACTTGTTCCGAAACTACGGTCAAAGATCAAGAGTACCACACCCGCAACAAGTACAGGGAAAGATAAGATACCTAAGATCGCAGTTAAAAAGAACGCCCAGATCGTCAATGGCATTTTCCAAAGGTCCATTCCTTTAGTACGCATGTTTAATACGGTACTCACATAGTTGATACCACCCATTAATGAGGAAGCAACAAACATGATCATACTGATCAACCATAAAGTCATACCTAATGCAGAACCTTTAATCGCAGTTGGTAAAGCAGATAACGGAGGATATACTGTCCATCCCGCACTTGCCGGACCTGTCTGAATAAAGAAAGAGCTCATCATCACCACACAAGCTCCAAAGAAGAACCAGTAAGATAACATGTTCAGGAATGGCGAGGCCATATCCCTAGCCCCTATCTGAAGAGGAATTAATAAGTTACTGAATGTACCACTCAGACCGGCAGTCAATACAAAGAATACCATGATGGTACCATGTATCGTTACCAATGCCAGATAGAAATCCGGTTTGATACGTCCGCCTTCTGCCCATGTTCCAAGGAATGTTTCCAGGATAGGGAAGTTTGTATCCGGCCATGCCAGTTGCAAACGGAAGAGGATAGACAAGCCCATCGCAATAACAGCCATAATAATACCTGTTATCAGGAACTGCTTAGCGATCATTTTGTGATCCTGACTAAAGACATACTTCGTTAAGAAGGTCTCTTTGTGATGCCCATGATCATCATGGCTATCGTGGTTATGTGTATCGTGTAATGATATAGTTGACATAATGTGCTATTCCAGTATTATTATTTTTTTAAAGCTAATTGATTTGTTTTAACGGCAGAAGTATCTTTTGCTACACTATCTGCTGGCTTAGCTGCAACTGGTGCAGGTGCTGCAGTTACTGGCAGGCCAAACTCTTTTCTCAAATCGTCAGTTAAATAAGTTCCCTGTTTTTTAACCCAAGCCTCATACTCTGCCTGTGAAACAACCCTTACTTCTTTCTGCATTTTGTAGTGACCTTCACCACAAATCTTAGCACATAAGAATAGGTAAGCAAACTTAGGATCATTGGTTTTCGCTTTCATCTCTTCAGTAGTGATGGTTGGCGTAAACTCAAAGTAAGAAGTCATACCCGGTACTGTATTCAATTGAATTCTGAAGTGAGGCATGTAAAAACTGTGCAATACATCTTTACTCGTTAAAATCAAACGAACAGGTTTGTTCACAGGAATTACCATCTCATCAGCAGTCTGGTCATCTAAAGTGTTTTTGTCTTTAAAATCAATACCCAACTGGTTAACACCGTTGATCAACTTGTAGTTTTTTACCCCTACAATCCCATCAGCTCCCGGATAACGGATCGCCCATGAAAACTGAGATGAAGTGATCTCAATACTTAAAGGCTTGTTGTTAGGATCTTCGATTTTGTAGAAAATTGATCTCCAGGTAAGGAAACCCATCAATACCAATACGGTTAGAACCAATGCCGGAACAATTGTCCAGATACGCTCTAAAGCATTATTATGTGGATAGTAATACGCTTTTCTTTTTCCGGTGTTTTTATAGAAATAAGCAAAAGCAAACAGGATGATGTGCGTCGCGATAAACACGATAGTCGTAATGATCAACGTGATGTTAAACATCTGGTCAATTTTCTTACCATGCTCTGATGCTGCTTCCGGAAGGATCATCTTTCCATGAACCGTATATTCCCAGTATACACCGTACAAACCTACAATAAGGAATAACGCGAACAACGTTCCGTTTACTGCATTCCAGTTGATGCCTTTCGGTTTATCTTGAGCCTCACGGGTCAATTCATATACCTTTAATGCTTTTCCAATGATTGCTATGAATAAGCAAAGCAATAGAAATGCCATGGTATAAAATATAACCGTTTTATAAACCGGACCCATATCAACAGGTTTGGCGACGGTCTCA comes from the Pedobacter sp. FW305-3-2-15-E-R2A2 genome and includes:
- a CDS encoding SusC/RagA family TonB-linked outer membrane protein, translating into MEKNYQRKLRRLKYGLGAMLFFTFFCFSFAKADELQGSAIKTERLDNYLKTIENAYQVSFVYDAAQINKEMSIDVPVKLVSIRTDLEPLKVKGINYNIVGKQVILKKLIESKASRDVVVKGSVRAAKDNELLPGVSVREKGVSNGVSTNGNGEYQIRVKDGATIVFTAIGYKTVEIAVGTRTSIDVSLEEDISQLKEVTISTGYQNINKKLFTGAATSLKGSDIKQEGITDVSRMLEGRAAGVSVQNVSGTFGAAPKIRVRGATSITGENKPLWVVDGVILEDVVNVSNEQLSSGDVTTLIGSSVAGINADDIESFNILKDAAATAQYGARAMNGVVVITTKKGRIGKPLISYTGNFSTYLKPTYNDYNIMNSADQMSVYSEMARKGWLNHSLASRRADGGVFTKMYQLINTYDATSNQFGLANTPEARNGFLTRYAQANTDWFDTLFKNSFLQEHSLSVSSGTEKSQLYFSASYLNDNGWARGNSVERYTANMNANFILSDKLSVNFITTGSIRDQKAPGTVGRVSNPVEGKYSRDFDINPFSYALNTSRTLTAFDENGKRENFTRNFADFNILNELDNNTLDLSLLDFKLQGGLGYKFNKHFKYDFLASMRYVKSGNEHKVRENSNMANAYRANGDSYIQDNNRFLFRDPEHPELQPIVVLPYGGFYNTTDDFLKAYMVRNSLEYNNTINDDHLINVYAFQEMRMANRQFRSNIGYGYQFDKGGVPFLDPNIIKQATLNNLPYYTMGHKYDRFAAFMARAAYSYKGKYSFNATGRYDGSNQLGTSATARWLPTWNVSGAWNVDTEDFMKAQQTISRLTLRATYGLTASLGSATNSALVLKNGAALRPYSNETESTMNIDYIENRDLTWEKQYETNIGVDFGFFKDVLSLTVDLYKRNGFDLISPLRTSGIGGQFLTTANYADMRTKGIEFTLSGKIVDTKDWGWRSNLNFGYNDNKVTSLKSPQNIFQLIGADGGPQEGFPYRGLYSLEFTGLNHDTGVPEFINEKGERSNKVYLQSDVTKYLKYEGPTDPKLTGGFFNQVRYKGFTLSSLFTFSAGNKIRLNPAFSTSYSDLDAHPNEFKDRWTLPGDETRTNIPGIPDVSTVLGFPGIFPYDSYNYSSARVADGGFIRLKQLSLTYALPAKMLKSIGANNASLGVVANNFWLIYSDKKLKGQDPEFFASGGVALPIPKQYTLSLKVGF
- a CDS encoding FecR domain-containing protein, translated to MQDKLTFQDMILKHFNEPENEILAAEVNHLRTLSEENEVYFQQTKRIWDNAAETKRLQGLDVQKSVRNFRLRLDEATYVEPRRIFSWSKVAAAAVLVLTVGFWIYSEKTAVNYIVKRTSTEIDSVLLDDGSKIFLAANSAVSYPEEFSNEERPVTLEKGKAFFLVSKDSKRPFEVTIGHSVVKVLGTSFNINYSATNIDLSVSTGKVMFSPNQKSKPSILQAGEGISYQYVDNTILGLKNSNDAAWFTKELKFVDMPLDEVCEQLSDYYGVRIVLYDKKLTIKKFNANFKNTSLDEALTALKETYSIHIKKDGNAIIIKSL
- a CDS encoding RNA polymerase sigma-70 factor → MSVSKSIDVISGSDLLLLIEDNNKDAFTDFYSHNFRKLILVSDKYVQSIPAAEEIVQDVFLKIWEEKELLSEIKSIKAYLYRSVVNASINFINRQKNIEKHHLKIADHITPDDAERHDEENELIVLLYNEIELLPEKCQQVFKLSRMDGLKYRDIASQLNISEKTVENHMGNALKILRSRVSKAAENSPVRKKFKYFYLLAMYLY
- a CDS encoding DUF420 domain-containing protein → MNDKFFLRLVWIVTAVVLTVVIALKLVPPPTTKPSFIYLLPHIIGGINATCSVLLIISLVFIRKGNIKAHKITNIITFILSAIFLVFYILFHLYEKDTKFGDIDHNGILSVAELAAVGSTRYVYFFILATHIILAVVVLPLILVSFYRGLNMQVALHKKIVRWSYPVWLYVAVTGVVVYLMISPYYNF
- a CDS encoding SCO family protein — translated: MKSSQIKKILILVTILAVPGFLYYLLQDKGKNRYKPLPFFGPKEVAKTFHSVRGKKIPDTIYHLVPDFKLVNQQADTVNWKSYEGKILVLNLFYTTGNTYAVNFANKAMKAFEATYAHNKTVNFVGLSIDPSRDTPKVLADYAAVLGAKAGKWDLLTGDSTTIYGLINKGLFIDAHRELQNGEQKFVYSNMFVLLDPQRRIRGYYEATSQEALSKLDDEIKVLITEELRNNKDGR
- a CDS encoding cytochrome C oxidase subunit IV family protein, with product MSEHAHTEEHGHGEHAGLTKKKIWQVFGILLLITVIEFIIALVILPKGLMSHGVGNFLYIALTLLKAFYIVAYFMHLKYEKLGLQLSLTVSFIFILYFITLMLIEGGYLHLHMPLV
- a CDS encoding cytochrome c oxidase subunit 3, which produces MNSLSQLDQVKTTPWSGGRSPWSVEYGKIMMWFFLLSDAFTFSSLLVYYGAQRFTKLTWPDPDLVFQSIPGVMDHGAPLVFVGIMTFILIMSSVTMVLAVEAGHRRSKKEVIWWMVATIVGGFMFLGCQALEWTHLFHEGFGWGKIPPMETLKHLFTGEVSTVSAQQFSNLFFTITGFHGFHVFSGVIINIIILCMTINGTFEKRGHYLMVEKVGLYWHFVDLVWVFVFTFFYLV